The following proteins are encoded in a genomic region of Alistipes shahii WAL 8301:
- the sufB gene encoding Fe-S cluster assembly protein SufB, which yields MAENEKNILENIGEQEYKYGFTTDIETETIGKGLSEEVVRLISAKKGEPEWMTERRVAAYRHWLTLEPPTWAHLTIPPIDFQDIIYYAAPKPKKQLGSMDEVDPELKRTFDKLGIPLEEQMALAGVAVDAVMDSVSVKTTFREVLAEKGILFCSISEALRDFPELVKKYLGSVVPYTDNFYAALNAAVFSDGSFCYIPKGVRCPMELSTYFRINAAGTGQFERTLIVADEGAYVSYLEGCTAPQRDENQLHAAVVEIVVERDAEVKYSTVQNWYPGDKQGRGGIYNFVTKRGICRENARLSWTQVETGSAITWKYPSCILAGDNAVGEFYSVAMTNNFQQADTGTKMIHIGRNTRSRIVSKGISAGRSENSYRGMVRVAKGAENARNYSQCDSLLIGDKCGAHTFPVIDVRNPTGVVEHEATTSKISDDQLFYCNQRGLSTEDAVGLIVNGYAREVLAKLPMEFAVEAQKLLALQLEGSVG from the coding sequence ATGGCAGAAAACGAGAAAAACATACTGGAGAATATCGGAGAGCAGGAATACAAGTACGGCTTCACGACGGACATCGAAACCGAAACCATCGGCAAGGGTCTTTCGGAGGAGGTCGTGCGGCTGATCTCCGCCAAAAAGGGCGAGCCGGAGTGGATGACCGAGCGGCGCGTGGCGGCCTACCGCCATTGGCTGACGCTGGAGCCTCCGACCTGGGCCCACCTGACGATCCCCCCGATCGACTTTCAGGACATTATCTACTACGCGGCTCCCAAGCCCAAAAAGCAGCTCGGTTCGATGGACGAGGTCGACCCCGAGCTGAAGCGCACGTTCGACAAACTGGGCATCCCGCTCGAAGAGCAGATGGCTCTTGCGGGCGTCGCGGTCGACGCCGTGATGGACTCCGTGTCGGTCAAGACCACTTTCAGGGAGGTGCTGGCCGAGAAGGGCATCCTCTTCTGTTCGATCTCCGAGGCGCTGCGCGACTTTCCCGAGCTGGTGAAAAAATACCTCGGGAGCGTCGTGCCCTATACCGACAACTTCTACGCTGCGCTGAACGCCGCGGTCTTCTCCGACGGCTCGTTCTGCTACATCCCCAAGGGAGTGCGCTGCCCGATGGAGCTGTCGACCTATTTCCGCATCAACGCCGCCGGCACGGGGCAGTTCGAACGCACGCTGATCGTGGCCGACGAGGGCGCCTACGTGAGCTACCTCGAAGGGTGCACCGCGCCGCAGCGCGACGAGAACCAGCTGCACGCCGCCGTGGTCGAGATCGTGGTCGAGCGGGACGCCGAGGTGAAGTATTCCACCGTTCAGAACTGGTATCCCGGCGACAAGCAGGGCCGGGGCGGCATTTATAACTTCGTCACCAAGCGCGGCATCTGCCGAGAGAACGCCCGGCTGTCGTGGACGCAGGTCGAGACGGGTTCGGCGATCACGTGGAAATACCCGAGCTGCATCCTCGCCGGCGACAACGCCGTCGGGGAGTTCTACTCGGTGGCCATGACCAACAATTTCCAGCAGGCCGACACGGGTACGAAGATGATCCACATCGGCCGCAACACCCGCAGCCGCATCGTCTCGAAGGGCATTTCGGCGGGCCGGAGCGAGAACTCCTACCGCGGCATGGTCCGTGTGGCGAAGGGGGCGGAGAACGCCCGCAACTACTCGCAGTGCGATTCGCTGCTGATCGGCGACAAGTGCGGGGCGCACACCTTCCCGGTGATCGACGTGCGCAACCCGACGGGTGTGGTGGAGCACGAGGCCACGACCTCGAAAATCTCCGACGACCAGCTGTTCTACTGCAACCAGCGCGGACTCTCGACGGAAGACGCCGTGGGGCTGATCGTCAACGGCTATGCCCGCGAGGTGCTGGCCAAACTGCCGATGGAATTCGCCGTCGAGGCGCAAAAACTGCTGGCTCTCCAGTTGGAAGGCAGCGTAGGGTAG
- a CDS encoding SusC/RagA family TonB-linked outer membrane protein encodes MKSFTLKFALLFLLGVGLASTAAAQKIGGVVKDSAGKPVIGASVVVDGTTLGASSGVDGRWTLTVPDASKKTLVISYIGMKTQRIAIGSKTQIDVRLEDESTAMDDVVVVGYATVKRRDVVGSVASVNAETLQQMPVASVAEAMTGRMAGVQVTATEGDPDAEIRIRVRGAGSFSSDGAPLYIVDGFPVESISDISSSEIQSIDILKDAFSTAIYGSRGANGVVLITTKSGEKGKVNVNYNVYWGFKDIARKNQVQALNPSEFARWQYELAAIQNKVSDNYEPYFGAFSDIDLYDGVKGNDWMDQLFGRSGEQFNHNLTVSGGGDKFKWNATYARLYDKAIMIGSNYSRDNLGLKTQFKASKRITLDFNIRYSRIKVRGAGANSLNDSGSQTTGRLKNAMLYTPIPLKAQIEGDDDLEENSSDAVMPTVAVSDSDRKRERTNWNANAGFTWEIVDDLRLKVEAGMEEYRQETNSFYGVTTYYSKVGGSGSSVPGTPSTNYNDVTRRRVRNTNTLNYDFRKLISNDNHHLNVLLGQEYIITEQRTFNTWVDGLPDFYTAEQAWTFMGSASNASSSNMNYAADDILLSYFGRINYDFKGKYMLSATMRGDGSSKFSKGRKWGYFPSVAASWRLSDEWGMKDLKWLDNLKLRYSFGTAGNNNIPTGMGGLTQLYEVGTGSSFIYGDPVYWTPNGNGASESYMANANLTWETTYSHNLGLDFGFWRNRLSGSVEVYQNTTEDILMRYPVSGSGYSFQYRNAGTIRNRGLEVSVAAVLAEKAKWGVNFNANIAFNRSRIMDLAGLETYSQSSGWNNNVTDYYAVLGGAIGDIRGYTTLGRYEVGDFDLDYYNETGKWRTLDGSNCAGVVGDMRPGSLKLLCDENGTPVQGKIGNVQPKFTGGFSLSAYAYGFDVAANFTYSYGNKVFNANNVEFTSSQKYTGKGVIRNLSDAMALGKRWTNVNWETGALITDPAELAAANAATNMWSPYMPQTVVHSWLLEDASFLRLSSLTVGYTLPASWTRKVRINKVRLYATGTNLFCWTPYSGFDPEVDTRRATPMTPNVDYSAYPKSRSWVFGANISF; translated from the coding sequence ATGAAAAGCTTTACTCTAAAGTTCGCCCTGTTGTTCCTGCTGGGTGTGGGTCTGGCCTCCACGGCCGCGGCTCAAAAGATCGGAGGAGTCGTCAAGGATTCGGCGGGCAAACCGGTTATCGGAGCTTCGGTGGTCGTTGACGGGACGACCTTGGGGGCGAGTTCGGGTGTCGACGGACGATGGACGCTCACCGTCCCCGACGCTTCGAAGAAGACGCTGGTGATCTCCTATATCGGTATGAAGACGCAGCGTATCGCCATCGGCAGCAAAACGCAGATCGACGTCAGGCTCGAAGACGAGTCGACGGCGATGGACGACGTGGTGGTCGTGGGTTACGCCACCGTGAAACGCCGCGATGTCGTGGGTTCGGTCGCTTCGGTCAATGCCGAGACGTTGCAGCAGATGCCCGTGGCCTCGGTGGCCGAGGCGATGACGGGCCGCATGGCCGGCGTGCAGGTCACGGCCACGGAGGGAGACCCCGACGCCGAAATCCGTATCCGCGTGCGCGGTGCGGGGTCGTTTTCGTCGGACGGCGCACCGCTCTATATCGTCGACGGATTTCCCGTGGAGAGCATCAGCGACATCTCCTCGTCGGAGATCCAGTCGATCGACATTCTGAAGGACGCCTTCTCGACGGCCATCTACGGTTCGCGAGGCGCCAACGGCGTCGTGCTGATCACCACCAAGAGCGGCGAGAAAGGCAAGGTGAACGTAAACTACAATGTATACTGGGGTTTCAAGGACATCGCCCGCAAGAACCAGGTGCAGGCGCTCAACCCTTCGGAGTTCGCCAGGTGGCAGTACGAACTGGCCGCCATCCAGAACAAGGTTTCGGACAACTACGAGCCTTATTTCGGGGCGTTCTCCGACATCGACCTCTACGACGGCGTGAAGGGCAACGACTGGATGGACCAGCTTTTCGGCCGTTCGGGCGAGCAGTTCAACCACAACCTCACGGTTTCGGGCGGCGGCGACAAGTTCAAGTGGAACGCCACCTATGCGCGTCTCTACGACAAGGCGATTATGATCGGCTCGAATTACAGCCGTGACAACCTGGGCCTGAAAACGCAGTTCAAGGCCAGCAAGCGCATCACGCTCGATTTCAACATCCGCTATTCGCGCATCAAGGTCCGCGGCGCGGGCGCCAACTCGCTCAACGACTCGGGCTCGCAGACCACGGGCCGTCTGAAGAACGCCATGCTCTACACGCCCATTCCGCTCAAGGCCCAGATCGAGGGCGACGACGACCTGGAGGAGAACTCCTCGGACGCCGTGATGCCGACCGTCGCCGTTTCGGATTCGGACCGCAAGCGCGAGCGCACCAACTGGAACGCCAACGCGGGCTTCACGTGGGAGATCGTCGACGACCTTCGCCTGAAGGTCGAGGCCGGCATGGAGGAGTACCGCCAGGAGACCAATTCGTTCTACGGCGTGACGACCTACTATTCGAAGGTCGGAGGCTCGGGGTCGTCGGTCCCGGGAACCCCGTCGACCAACTACAACGACGTGACGCGCCGCCGCGTGCGCAACACCAATACGCTGAACTATGACTTCAGGAAGCTCATTTCGAACGACAACCACCACCTGAACGTGCTGCTGGGACAGGAGTACATCATCACCGAGCAGCGTACGTTCAACACCTGGGTCGACGGACTGCCCGACTTCTACACCGCCGAGCAGGCGTGGACCTTCATGGGTTCGGCCTCGAACGCCAGTTCGTCGAACATGAACTATGCGGCCGACGACATCCTGCTCTCCTATTTCGGACGCATCAACTACGACTTCAAGGGCAAGTACATGCTTTCGGCCACGATGCGCGGTGACGGTTCGTCGAAGTTCTCGAAGGGCCGGAAGTGGGGTTACTTCCCCTCGGTGGCCGCTTCGTGGCGTCTGTCGGACGAGTGGGGGATGAAGGACCTCAAGTGGCTCGACAACCTCAAGCTGCGTTACAGCTTCGGTACGGCGGGCAACAACAACATACCGACCGGCATGGGCGGCCTGACGCAGCTCTACGAGGTCGGCACGGGCAGCAGCTTCATCTACGGCGATCCGGTCTACTGGACGCCCAACGGCAACGGGGCCAGCGAGAGCTACATGGCCAATGCCAACCTGACGTGGGAGACGACCTATTCGCACAACCTGGGTCTCGACTTCGGATTCTGGCGCAACCGCCTTTCGGGATCGGTCGAGGTGTACCAGAACACCACCGAGGACATTCTGATGCGCTATCCGGTTTCGGGTTCGGGTTACAGCTTCCAGTACCGCAACGCCGGTACGATCCGCAACCGCGGTCTGGAGGTGTCGGTGGCCGCCGTTCTGGCCGAAAAGGCGAAGTGGGGCGTGAACTTCAACGCCAACATCGCCTTCAACCGCAGCCGCATCATGGATCTGGCCGGACTGGAGACTTACTCGCAGTCGTCGGGCTGGAATAACAACGTCACGGACTACTACGCCGTGCTGGGCGGGGCCATCGGCGACATCCGCGGCTATACGACGCTGGGCCGCTACGAGGTCGGGGATTTCGACCTGGACTACTACAACGAGACGGGCAAGTGGCGGACGCTCGACGGATCGAATTGCGCCGGCGTGGTGGGCGACATGCGTCCCGGCTCGCTCAAACTGCTCTGCGATGAGAACGGTACGCCCGTTCAGGGAAAGATCGGCAACGTGCAGCCCAAGTTCACGGGCGGTTTCTCGCTCTCGGCCTATGCCTATGGTTTCGACGTGGCCGCCAACTTCACTTATTCTTACGGCAATAAGGTTTTCAATGCCAACAACGTCGAGTTCACCTCGTCGCAGAAGTACACGGGCAAGGGCGTCATCCGCAACCTTTCGGACGCGATGGCTTTGGGCAAACGCTGGACCAACGTCAACTGGGAGACCGGCGCCCTGATCACCGATCCTGCCGAGCTGGCCGCCGCCAACGCCGCGACGAACATGTGGTCGCCCTACATGCCGCAGACGGTCGTTCACAGCTGGCTGCTGGAGGACGCTTCGTTCCTGCGTCTTTCGTCGCTGACGGTCGGATACACGCTGCCCGCGAGCTGGACGCGCAAGGTGCGCATCAACAAGGTGCGTCTCTATGCGACGGGCACGAACCTCTTCTGCTGGACGCCGTACAGCGGTTTCGATCCCGAGGTCGACACGCGCCGCGCGACGCCCATGACCCCAAACGTCGACTACTCGGCCTATCCGAAGAGCCGTTCGTGGGTTTTCGGTGCGAACATCAGCTTCTAA
- a CDS encoding glycoside hydrolase family 105 protein, which translates to MKKRLIPAALCALAAACTSSGALYESGNPPAVRMVASEILRNPSPTNLDGIPAGKVKWNYTTGLELLAIADAGRMYGIEEFTAYAERYFDTIVRPGGEVLTYRKTKYNLDHLCPGRALFELYDRTGDVRYKMALDTLYAQLQAQPRNADGGFWHKEVYPHQMWLDGLYMAQPFYAEYAVRNLSGGEYEKAVDDIVNQFVVVAAHTYDPATGLYRHAYDDSREMFWCDKTTGQSAHAWGRAMGWYAMAIVETLQYLGVDDATQPMVGILNHIYEVLPKYADPATGMWYQVLDQPGREGNYLESTASAMFVYAMLKGVRLGYLPAELGGEARRLYEKFVDCFVKENPDGTISLTGCCSVAGLGGRQMRSGTFEYYISEPVIENDCKGVGPFIWASLEIARPA; encoded by the coding sequence ATGAAAAAACGTCTGATCCCTGCCGCACTGTGCGCGCTGGCCGCCGCCTGCACCTCGTCCGGCGCATTGTACGAATCCGGAAACCCGCCCGCCGTCCGCATGGTCGCGAGCGAAATCCTCCGCAACCCTTCGCCGACGAACCTCGACGGCATTCCCGCCGGGAAGGTGAAGTGGAACTACACCACGGGTCTCGAACTGCTCGCCATCGCCGATGCCGGCCGGATGTACGGCATTGAGGAGTTCACGGCCTATGCCGAGCGTTATTTCGACACGATCGTGCGTCCCGGCGGAGAGGTGCTGACTTATAGGAAGACGAAATACAACCTCGACCACCTCTGTCCCGGACGCGCCCTTTTCGAACTGTACGACCGCACGGGAGACGTGCGCTATAAGATGGCGCTCGACACGCTCTACGCCCAGTTGCAGGCGCAGCCCCGCAACGCCGACGGGGGATTCTGGCACAAGGAGGTCTACCCGCACCAGATGTGGCTCGACGGGCTGTACATGGCCCAGCCGTTCTACGCCGAGTATGCCGTGCGGAACCTCTCCGGGGGCGAGTACGAGAAGGCTGTCGACGACATCGTGAATCAGTTCGTCGTCGTGGCCGCGCATACCTATGACCCCGCGACGGGGCTTTACCGCCACGCCTACGACGATTCGCGCGAAATGTTCTGGTGCGACAAGACCACCGGGCAGTCGGCCCATGCCTGGGGCCGTGCGATGGGGTGGTACGCCATGGCCATCGTCGAGACGCTGCAATACCTCGGCGTCGACGATGCGACGCAGCCGATGGTCGGGATTCTGAACCATATCTACGAGGTGCTGCCGAAATACGCCGATCCCGCGACCGGCATGTGGTATCAGGTGCTCGACCAGCCGGGCCGCGAGGGCAACTACCTCGAATCGACCGCCTCGGCGATGTTCGTCTACGCCATGCTCAAGGGCGTGCGGCTGGGTTACCTGCCCGCGGAGCTGGGCGGGGAGGCGCGGCGGCTGTATGAAAAGTTCGTCGACTGTTTCGTGAAGGAAAATCCCGACGGCACGATCTCGCTGACCGGTTGCTGTTCGGTGGCGGGCCTGGGCGGCAGGCAGATGCGCAGCGGCACGTTCGAATATTACATTTCCGAGCCGGTGATCGAGAACGACTGCAAGGGCGTGGGTCCCTTTATCTGGGCGTCGCTGGAGATCGCCCGCCCGGCTTAA
- a CDS encoding fibronectin type III domain-containing protein: MKTIINKFLLLVTLFAGAASLHGCSDPDGIIEDIAYGREFSPLNFTHTLSNNVNVTFSWTVMAGIADYTLTLSYADGEGGVYDQVDLIAPLDGDGNTVKTMEYSFRELPGNREWIAELVAVSQRAGVADSKPAACAFATGVENLFLNDGKMGDGDVTATTAMLRWVAGSNVTHLDVTPDVGLVKLTSAQIAAGEYELTGLVTGTSYTVGLLRDEAVRGTISFVASDKIDVDVVDKGATRITLAWGADRQVTSLVLTGGDDERNVTLTDAEVAAHTYTFEGLKARTEYSISVYIAGVESGSLVVTTLGQSSLWDFTTGWQPVSWETDQTIDGLTILAASGKNVEIREDADYGCNYLDLRGKSTVKEGEAPSQRAVQFSVVGEGVIAIDCYANGAGRNFYAHVDALGKSFGPVEAPTADNRGKVYIPCPGIPASAKVSIWTDATINHIYSIGWYEGAEAPGQNATPLDAPVVTADPASVTKGDNTGVTFSWAAVPNAATYTYRLALTTLNGEAEEVVRLSETVSATRMTVPAETVARLKPGTYTISVTAAAVSDYLYKPSPAGTAALTVADTKLAAPAVKVTPAKVTRGDQTEVTASWDAVDGAASYDVSFNGGASENVTGTSYTIAAATVAGLAAGEYAISVVANPADASAQASDAGTARLTVVEASGPGGDNFAWDFSSSAFSDLIARLTAAGSAGLTDLDETIDGLRILSGGSSFRGGTSSGVSYIQTGGKGTASVRSFSFTASASGKLKVVASNTGSGAATDGRSVTVQIGDDAAGAQSKEAGSGSGEPTTCEFDIAVTGETTVYVYSTINGLRFYSIEYVSDGGSGGGDAGTDYTMTLSATAGVLSSNITGLPTSWAAGDSTWTATDDTGTSAITFTGNIYYSTSDTKNIVWYFNKGKAETHVAASDMGKIRKITINPNSARKPELLTCTYGTSATVLAATEPTGTNSSTISFDFAAAGVDASDFRIGFSDTSTNIEIGKVVIEYTR; the protein is encoded by the coding sequence ATGAAAACGATCATCAATAAATTCCTGCTGCTCGTGACGCTCTTCGCCGGTGCGGCGTCGCTTCACGGCTGTTCGGACCCCGACGGGATCATCGAGGACATCGCCTACGGCCGCGAGTTCTCCCCGCTGAACTTCACCCATACGTTGTCCAACAACGTCAACGTGACCTTCTCGTGGACGGTCATGGCCGGAATAGCGGATTACACGCTGACGCTCTCCTACGCCGACGGCGAGGGCGGCGTTTACGACCAGGTGGACCTGATCGCCCCGCTCGACGGCGACGGAAACACCGTCAAGACGATGGAATACTCGTTTCGGGAGCTGCCCGGCAACCGTGAATGGATCGCCGAACTGGTCGCCGTCTCGCAGCGTGCGGGCGTCGCCGATTCGAAGCCCGCGGCCTGCGCGTTCGCCACGGGTGTCGAGAACCTGTTCCTGAACGACGGCAAGATGGGCGACGGCGACGTGACGGCCACGACGGCCATGCTGCGCTGGGTCGCCGGCTCGAACGTCACGCACCTCGACGTCACGCCCGACGTGGGGCTGGTCAAGCTCACCTCTGCCCAAATCGCCGCCGGCGAATACGAGCTGACCGGGCTTGTGACCGGCACGTCGTACACCGTCGGGCTGCTGCGCGACGAGGCCGTGCGCGGTACGATCTCGTTCGTCGCTTCGGACAAGATCGACGTGGACGTCGTCGACAAGGGCGCGACGAGGATCACCCTCGCGTGGGGCGCCGACCGGCAGGTTACGAGCCTCGTGCTGACAGGCGGCGACGACGAGCGCAACGTTACGCTGACCGATGCCGAGGTCGCCGCGCACACCTATACCTTCGAGGGGCTGAAGGCGCGGACCGAGTATTCGATTTCGGTCTACATCGCCGGTGTCGAGTCGGGCAGTCTGGTCGTCACGACGCTGGGGCAGTCCAGTCTCTGGGACTTCACGACGGGTTGGCAGCCCGTCAGCTGGGAGACCGACCAGACCATCGACGGCCTTACGATTCTGGCCGCTTCGGGCAAGAACGTCGAGATACGCGAAGATGCCGACTACGGCTGCAACTACCTCGACCTGCGCGGCAAATCGACCGTCAAGGAGGGTGAGGCGCCTTCGCAGCGCGCCGTGCAGTTCTCCGTCGTGGGCGAGGGCGTGATCGCCATCGACTGCTATGCCAACGGCGCAGGGCGCAACTTCTACGCCCACGTCGATGCGCTGGGCAAGAGCTTCGGGCCGGTCGAGGCCCCCACGGCCGACAACCGCGGCAAAGTGTACATTCCCTGCCCGGGCATTCCGGCTTCGGCGAAGGTTTCGATCTGGACCGACGCGACGATCAATCACATTTACAGCATCGGCTGGTACGAGGGCGCCGAGGCTCCGGGGCAGAACGCCACGCCGCTCGACGCTCCCGTGGTGACGGCCGATCCCGCCTCCGTGACCAAGGGTGACAACACCGGGGTGACCTTCTCGTGGGCAGCCGTTCCCAACGCCGCGACCTACACCTACCGCCTTGCGCTGACGACGCTCAACGGCGAGGCCGAGGAGGTCGTGCGCCTTTCGGAGACCGTTTCGGCGACCCGGATGACCGTTCCGGCCGAGACCGTCGCCAGACTCAAACCCGGCACGTACACGATTTCCGTCACCGCGGCAGCCGTTTCCGACTACCTCTACAAACCATCGCCGGCCGGAACCGCCGCGCTGACGGTCGCCGACACCAAACTGGCGGCTCCCGCGGTGAAGGTCACCCCGGCGAAGGTCACCAGAGGCGATCAGACCGAAGTGACGGCTTCCTGGGATGCCGTAGACGGGGCTGCGTCGTATGACGTCAGCTTCAACGGCGGAGCTTCCGAGAACGTAACCGGGACCTCCTATACGATCGCGGCCGCGACGGTCGCAGGGCTTGCCGCGGGCGAGTACGCGATCTCGGTGGTCGCCAACCCCGCCGACGCTTCGGCGCAGGCCTCCGATGCCGGTACGGCCAGGCTGACCGTCGTTGAGGCTTCGGGTCCGGGCGGCGACAACTTCGCATGGGACTTCTCCTCGTCGGCTTTCAGCGACCTGATTGCACGTCTCACGGCTGCCGGCAGCGCCGGTCTGACCGATCTCGACGAGACGATCGACGGCCTGCGCATCCTTTCGGGCGGATCGAGCTTCCGCGGCGGAACGAGCAGCGGCGTCAGCTATATCCAGACCGGCGGCAAAGGCACGGCTTCGGTCCGCAGTTTCTCGTTCACGGCTTCCGCCTCGGGCAAACTGAAGGTCGTGGCGTCGAATACGGGCAGCGGCGCAGCTACGGACGGACGTTCCGTAACGGTTCAGATCGGCGACGATGCGGCCGGAGCGCAGAGCAAGGAGGCCGGATCGGGCAGCGGGGAGCCTACGACCTGTGAATTCGACATCGCGGTGACGGGCGAAACCACAGTCTACGTCTATTCTACGATCAACGGACTGCGCTTTTACAGCATCGAGTATGTCTCCGACGGCGGCTCGGGCGGCGGCGACGCGGGAACCGACTATACGATGACCCTGTCGGCCACGGCGGGTGTGCTCTCGTCCAACATCACGGGCCTGCCGACCAGCTGGGCTGCCGGCGACAGCACGTGGACGGCGACCGACGATACCGGGACCAGCGCGATCACCTTCACGGGCAATATCTATTACAGCACCAGCGATACGAAGAACATCGTGTGGTATTTCAACAAGGGCAAGGCCGAGACCCATGTGGCGGCATCGGATATGGGTAAAATCCGGAAGATCACGATCAATCCCAATTCGGCCCGCAAGCCCGAGCTGCTGACATGCACCTACGGAACCTCCGCGACGGTTCTGGCCGCCACGGAACCGACCGGAACGAATTCGAGCACGATCTCCTTCGATTTCGCGGCGGCCGGCGTCGATGCTTCCGATTTCCGCATCGGCTTTTCCGATACTTCTACCAACATCGAGATCGGCAAGGTCGTTATCGAATACACCAGGTAG
- a CDS encoding RagB/SusD family nutrient uptake outer membrane protein produces MKKLIYILACTGLLATSCGEDLLDTRSSSSSDSETMFSNETYAEAAVMNIYRQFGVDKSYRNRWLIYYGANSDTEWYVGASPDKPTDTKTLIYSYNASYDDANSQLNESSGQFALAYTAIENANLAIAGLRKYGNVENNAGMRYLLGEALVLRALYYHDLVKAWGDVPARFQPIGETGDVIKPKSDRDVIYRQIISDLEEAVNYVYWPNESGKTGLTTRVNKAFAYGLLARVCLSAAGYSQRPDEGQIGTGNVGQNRRSRLTESGQAWGDGALYTKALDACKEVIAKENACVGLEGSFEEIWRGMMKREVAAGGETLFVIPFADNRGQWMNNYAVKHYTADKYCGKANAGGTIGPLPTLYYEYDRNDRRRDISCVPFRWNGGRQELENIQKWYSGKYRYEWMDEVISGNDCGIKPIVMRYADVLLMAAEAANELNDLPYAKTQLRKVRYRAFKSDEAVDKYLEGIGSKDAMFKAIYRERMLEFSCEQIRKQDLIRWGLLKASLDDAKNKMKAMLDHTPYTSELTGKTYEFDLIGSKVYYKYDADGETVQLHGLDFGEAGEPEGTGWTLFTSKKTDGTTEEEYIKSGTTAAARIDMIYQYDPDVHMFWPLFKQSITTNSLLVNDYGYPMQ; encoded by the coding sequence ATGAAAAAGTTAATCTATATCCTTGCCTGCACCGGCCTGCTGGCCACCTCGTGCGGCGAAGACCTGCTGGACACCCGTTCGTCCTCGTCGTCCGATTCGGAGACCATGTTTTCGAACGAGACCTATGCCGAGGCGGCCGTTATGAACATTTACCGCCAGTTCGGCGTCGACAAATCCTACCGCAACCGCTGGCTGATCTACTACGGGGCCAACAGCGACACGGAGTGGTACGTAGGCGCGTCGCCCGACAAACCCACCGACACCAAGACGCTGATCTACTCCTATAACGCGTCGTACGACGATGCGAACAGCCAGCTCAACGAGAGCAGCGGCCAGTTCGCCCTGGCCTACACCGCCATCGAGAACGCGAATCTGGCCATCGCCGGCCTGCGCAAGTACGGCAACGTGGAGAACAATGCCGGGATGCGTTACCTGCTGGGCGAGGCGCTGGTGCTGCGCGCGCTCTATTACCACGACCTCGTCAAGGCCTGGGGCGACGTTCCTGCGCGTTTCCAGCCCATCGGCGAGACGGGCGACGTCATCAAGCCCAAGAGCGACCGCGATGTCATCTACCGGCAGATCATCTCCGATCTGGAGGAGGCCGTGAATTACGTTTACTGGCCCAACGAGTCCGGCAAAACGGGACTCACCACCCGTGTCAACAAGGCGTTCGCCTACGGACTGCTGGCCCGCGTGTGCCTCTCGGCCGCCGGGTATTCGCAGCGTCCCGACGAGGGGCAGATCGGTACGGGCAATGTCGGGCAGAACCGTCGCAGCAGGCTCACCGAAAGCGGGCAGGCGTGGGGCGACGGCGCCCTCTACACGAAGGCGCTCGACGCCTGCAAGGAGGTCATCGCCAAGGAGAATGCCTGCGTGGGTCTGGAAGGCTCGTTCGAGGAGATCTGGCGCGGCATGATGAAGCGCGAGGTCGCGGCCGGAGGCGAGACGCTCTTCGTGATCCCCTTTGCCGACAACCGCGGCCAGTGGATGAACAATTACGCCGTCAAGCACTACACGGCGGATAAGTACTGCGGCAAGGCGAATGCCGGCGGCACGATCGGCCCGCTTCCCACGCTCTACTACGAGTACGACAGGAACGACCGCCGCCGCGACATCTCCTGCGTGCCCTTCCGCTGGAACGGCGGCAGGCAGGAGTTGGAGAACATCCAGAAATGGTACAGCGGCAAATACCGCTACGAATGGATGGACGAGGTCATCTCGGGCAACGACTGCGGCATCAAGCCGATCGTGATGCGCTATGCCGACGTGCTGCTGATGGCCGCCGAGGCAGCCAACGAACTGAACGACCTGCCCTACGCCAAGACGCAGCTGCGCAAGGTCCGCTACCGCGCCTTCAAGTCCGACGAGGCGGTGGATAAATACCTTGAGGGCATCGGCTCGAAGGACGCCATGTTCAAGGCCATATACAGGGAGCGCATGCTCGAATTCAGCTGCGAGCAGATCCGCAAGCAGGATCTGATCCGCTGGGGCCTGCTCAAGGCGTCGCTCGACGATGCGAAGAACAAGATGAAGGCCATGCTCGACCACACGCCCTACACGTCGGAACTGACGGGCAAAACCTATGAATTCGACCTTATCGGCTCGAAGGTCTACTACAAGTACGACGCCGACGGCGAGACGGTGCAGCTCCACGGACTCGATTTCGGCGAGGCCGGCGAGCCTGAAGGCACGGGCTGGACGCTCTTCACGTCGAAGAAGACCGACGGCACGACCGAGGAGGAGTATATCAAGAGCGGCACGACCGCCGCGGCGCGCATCGACATGATCTACCAGTACGATCCCGACGTGCATATGTTCTGGCCGCTTTTCAAGCAGTCGATCACCACCAACAGCCTGCTGGTTAACGATTACGGTTACCCGATGCAATAG